In the genome of Fervidobacterium nodosum Rt17-B1, the window TAATGATTAAGTGATAGAATTTTTTTATGAAGTGCGGTAACGTTACCAAAAATGATAAATGAATAATAATGAATAATTAGGATAACTAAAATAATTATTATAAATGTAAGGGGGTTGAGGTTATGGCTGAAAGATTGCCGATGTGGAAGAAGTGGATGTATGCTCTTGGTCAGCTTGGTTGGTCACTTGTGAGTTTTGCTATTGGAAATGCGCTTGTTTACTTTTACATGCCGCCAGAAACGGTTAACTTTCCACAATTTATTCAAAGAGGTATTGTATTTGCGGGTTTGACTATTGTTGGACTTGCTTTGGGAGTTTCAAGGTTTTTTGATGCGGTTACAGATCCAATTGTCGCGACGCTATCTGATAGAAGTAAATTAAAACTTGGTAGGAGGCGAGGATTTTTAGCAATTAGTGTTTTACCGTTTGCGATATTTTCTTTCTTACCTTTCTTACCTCCTTCGGCTAATAATTTTGCGTTAAATACCGCTTGGTTATTCGCAACTGTGATAATTTTCTATTGGTTTATGACTATGTACGTTACACCTTTCTTTGCTTGGATGAGTGAATTGGGGCATGATCCAAACGAAAGGTTACTTCTAAGTACACTTATTTCTATTACATGGGCAATTGGTTATGTAATTGGTACACAAGTCTATTTGTTCCAGACTTTGCTTGAAAAAGCAGGCTTTGAACCGGTAAGGGCATTTCAATTGGTAGTTATTGTCTATGGGATAATAGGTTTTGTGTTAATGCTTTTGCCAATTATATTCATCGATGAAAAGCGTTACTGCGAAAGTCATACCGTAAATGAAGGCGGTTTAGAGGCAATTATAACCGCGTTCAAGGAGAAAAATTTCTTAATATTTGTATTTCAAGATTTGCTCTATTGGGTTGGTTTGACTGGTATTAGCCTGGGACTTGTTTATTACGTTACGGTTTTATTGGGACTTCCAAAAGAGCAAGCTTCACAAGTGCAGCTTATAATGTTCTTATTATCCTTTATATTCTATGTTCCAGTCAACTTTTTAGCTAAGAAATTTGGTAAGAAAAAACTTTTAATGATTGGCTTTATCATCTTCGCAATTGATTTTGTATTTGTTTCGATGCTTGGTAAGTACAATGTATCTCCAATTATACAAAGTTACATTGTGGCTATTCTTTCTGCTATTCCTTTGGCTATATTTGGTATACTTCCGAACGCAATGGTTGCCGATATTGCGGAAGCTCACGGAAGGGAAACAGGAAATTACAAGGCTGCAGTTTTCTTTGGAGCAAGGACTTTCATGCAGAAGATGGGCCAAACGGTTGCTGGACTTATCTTTCCATCGTTATTTATCCTTGGCAAAAACGAAGTTAATGAAATGGGACTTAGAATTAGTGCTATAGTATCCCTTTCGTTTATGATTCTTGGATATATACTGTTGATATTCTACAATGAGAAGAAGATACTGAAGACCTTAGGTTTTGCGTTTGAAGAAAAATAATCATAATAATCATTAACAATAAAGTGGCTCTTAAGAGCCACTTTATTATTCTAAATTCATCATTTTCCTGACTTTTTCAATCAATTTTTCAGGTTTTATCTGACTAATTACGGCTATATTTTTGTTAGTAAAGGTTTTGAACTCTTCAATCGACATATCTTTTCGGAGATTAAACACGCTTTCGTATTTTTCGAATTCGTCCTCTGTTTCAATCTCCGCCATATATTTTATGTTTACACGGTAAGGTTTATCAATTTCTAAAAATTCATCCAAAACAACCTCTGCTGGCTTGAATAATAGAAAGTATCTTATTTTCACAACTACTGGGCTTTTTGAAAGTTCACCAAAAAGCTCATTTGCTGGACTTATCTCGTGCTCTTCCTCAATTCTTGTAAAATCTTCCCTGAGGTCTGATTTAAAAGCAACTATCCACTTTTCGTTTCCATGCTCATCTACGGTGTACCTTACCCTACATTCTCTATCAGTTTTAATTGGGCATTTTTCTAAATACCATTGGATTACACCTAATTTTGCCAATGAACTTTTTATTAGATTTTTTGCAAGCGTTTCATCGACGAAATATTTTTTCTCTCTTTCTATTGCCATGAAAACGTTCTCCCTAGATGAAAAGGTAAGATTTTATTGAATAATTGCTTGTTCTACTGGATAGTCTATTTCTTCCAATTTTTTGACAACTTTTTCGATATTTTCCGTGTCTATTATTACTTCTTTCTCAGCGACTTTCACTTCAAAGTCTTTCTCTCCAATTTCTTCAAGTGCTTTTTGAATTCGCATTTTACAGTGGTTGCATGAAATATCAGGAACTTTCAACAAATACCTTGCCATAATAACACCTTCCTCTCTTAAGTGTTTTTAAGTATTTTTAAACAATGTTAGACCTAACTGCAACATGAAGGCTTCTTTTCTTTTCTAATTCTCATGGAATTAATTATAACTGTAATTGAACTCATCGCCATGGCGCCTTCTGCTATAGCTGGGTGCAATAATCCAAACATCGCAAGTGGAATAGCCAAAACGTTGTAGAAAAACGCAAAAAGTAAATTTGTTTTGATAGCTTTGAACGTTAATTTAGATATTTCTATCGCATCAACAACTTTTGATATTCCACCTTTTGTAATAATTATATCAGAATTATCTAACGCAATGTCACTTCCACTACTTACGGCTATTCCTATATCCGCGCTTTTCAGAGCTGCTGCATCGTTTATACCATCGCCTACCATTATAACTTTCTTGCCTTTAGCTTGAAATTTTCTAACGATATCCAATTTTTCCTCAGGTTTGACGTTTGCAAATACTTCTTTTATTCCGAGTTTTTCTGCAACAAATCTTGCGGTATTTTCATTATCGCCAGTAACCATAACAGGGGTTATACCCATTTTGCTTAATTTGTATATCGCTTCTCTTGAATCGTGCCTTATAACATCTTGGATCGCAAAGAAACCTAATATATTTTCGTTTTTTCGCACTTCCACAATTGAGCAACCGTTTATTGTGTAATCTTCGTAAGCTGATATATTTTCAGTTTTTCCTATGAAATAAAAATCACCATTCACTCTTGCTCTTACGCCTTTTCCGTGCAGTTCTTCAAACTTTTCTATTTCAATATCGTTATTTTTATTATTAATTTGCGTTCTCAGATAATCAACTACAGCTTTTGCAAGAGGATGGTTGGATAGATTTTCGATAGCCAGTATTTTTTCATACTCGCTTTCTGGCAAATCTGTGTAAATTACCTGTGGTTTCCCTTCTGTCAATGTTCCAGTTTTATCAAAGAGTACATATCCAACCTCTTTAGCTGTTTGAATAGCCTCGGCGTTTCTTATAAGTAATCCTTTTTTTGCAGCCAAAGAAGTTCCGACAATTAGCGCCATCGGAGTTGCAAGACCAAGTGCGCAAGGACAGGCTATAACAACGGTTGTCAAAAATACGAAAACCGCAAACGAAAGTGGATCTGATGTATGGAGCGTCCATGGAAGAAAACTTCTTATGCTTTGAGTTAGCATATTGAGATTTTCAAAATTGAAATACCAAACAAAAGCACTTATTGTAGCTAATGATATTATCATTGGTACAAACCAGTTTGTTATCCTGTCTGCTAATGCTTGAATTGGAACCTTTGCGCCTTGAGCTTCTTGAATAAGATTTATTATCTTCGATAAAAAAGTATCTTCACCAACTTTTGTCACTTTAATCTTTATAGCACCTGTAAGATTTAATGAACCACCAACAACTTCATCGTTTACTTCTTTTGAAACAGGTATCGATTCACCTGTAATCATAGACTCGTCTATGGATGTACTACCTTCGACTATAATTCCATCTACTGGAATTCTTTCGCCTGGTTTAACGACAACTATGGAGCCTTCTTTTATTGCCTCAACCGGCATTAAAATTTCACCTTTGTCCGTTATTACAAGCGCTTCCTTAGCTTGCAGATTAATTAATTCTCTTACTTGTTTCGATGCTCTGTCTCTAAGATACGATTCTATGTATCTTCCAAGAAGATGCAAAGAAACTATCACAGCACCAATTGTACCAAAAGGAAGGATATTAGTGCCAAAATAAGTCAAGATATTTGTTGACCAAGCTGTAGCAGAACCAAAAAGAATAAGCGTATCCATATTTGAGTGTTTATGCAAAAGGGCGATGCTAGCTCCTTTTATTGTGTCTCTACCAGCGTAAAATATGACTATTGCGGAAACGATTAATTCAATCTCTTTGAAATAAGGAATATGTTTACCACTCGTGTGTAAAAACATAAGAATCATTAGAGGAATGGTCAATGCCAAAGCAATTATCATGTTAGATTTTATTCTTTTCAATCTCTTTTCTTCTATCATTTCTATAGGTTCGTCAGAAACACCGTATCCAACATTTTCGACAGCTTTTTTTAATTTTTCTTCATCTACTTCTTTTTCAAGTACAACAAAAGCGGTATTTGTGGCTAAATTTACCGCAGCAAATTTCACACCTTCAACTTTTGAAAGTGATTTTTCAACTATTCTCGCACAATTTGCACAAGTCATACCTGTTATTTTCAATGTCCTTTTCTCTTCTTTTAATTCCATATCATACCACCCCACCTTGTGAAAATAAAAAGGCTCTTTGTCAAGTAGTGGGGTGGGTATTCTGAATGCCCACCTTTTTAGCTTTTTCAAGCATACATTAAATGTTATTAATGTATATTATAGGCAATCAAATCTAAAAAAACTAATACCACTTTTGCCCACTCATATAGTGGGTTTTTAAATATTCAACTTTTTCAACTTATCTACCACAACTGTACAAAATCCTCTTCCTGAATCTTTCAAAATTCCTGTATCCAAATCCATTCCTCTTTAATACTTTTATCTTGTTGTTAAAACCCTCTGTCGTACTATTCGTATATGGAACATCAA includes:
- a CDS encoding heavy-metal-associated domain-containing protein, translated to MARYLLKVPDISCNHCKMRIQKALEEIGEKDFEVKVAEKEVIIDTENIEKVVKKLEEIDYPVEQAIIQ
- a CDS encoding heavy metal translocating P-type ATPase; its protein translation is MELKEEKRTLKITGMTCANCARIVEKSLSKVEGVKFAAVNLATNTAFVVLEKEVDEEKLKKAVENVGYGVSDEPIEMIEEKRLKRIKSNMIIALALTIPLMILMFLHTSGKHIPYFKEIELIVSAIVIFYAGRDTIKGASIALLHKHSNMDTLILFGSATAWSTNILTYFGTNILPFGTIGAVIVSLHLLGRYIESYLRDRASKQVRELINLQAKEALVITDKGEILMPVEAIKEGSIVVVKPGERIPVDGIIVEGSTSIDESMITGESIPVSKEVNDEVVGGSLNLTGAIKIKVTKVGEDTFLSKIINLIQEAQGAKVPIQALADRITNWFVPMIISLATISAFVWYFNFENLNMLTQSIRSFLPWTLHTSDPLSFAVFVFLTTVVIACPCALGLATPMALIVGTSLAAKKGLLIRNAEAIQTAKEVGYVLFDKTGTLTEGKPQVIYTDLPESEYEKILAIENLSNHPLAKAVVDYLRTQINNKNNDIEIEKFEELHGKGVRARVNGDFYFIGKTENISAYEDYTINGCSIVEVRKNENILGFFAIQDVIRHDSREAIYKLSKMGITPVMVTGDNENTARFVAEKLGIKEVFANVKPEEKLDIVRKFQAKGKKVIMVGDGINDAAALKSADIGIAVSSGSDIALDNSDIIITKGGISKVVDAIEISKLTFKAIKTNLLFAFFYNVLAIPLAMFGLLHPAIAEGAMAMSSITVIINSMRIRKEKKPSCCS
- a CDS encoding MFS transporter, producing MAERLPMWKKWMYALGQLGWSLVSFAIGNALVYFYMPPETVNFPQFIQRGIVFAGLTIVGLALGVSRFFDAVTDPIVATLSDRSKLKLGRRRGFLAISVLPFAIFSFLPFLPPSANNFALNTAWLFATVIIFYWFMTMYVTPFFAWMSELGHDPNERLLLSTLISITWAIGYVIGTQVYLFQTLLEKAGFEPVRAFQLVVIVYGIIGFVLMLLPIIFIDEKRYCESHTVNEGGLEAIITAFKEKNFLIFVFQDLLYWVGLTGISLGLVYYVTVLLGLPKEQASQVQLIMFLLSFIFYVPVNFLAKKFGKKKLLMIGFIIFAIDFVFVSMLGKYNVSPIIQSYIVAILSAIPLAIFGILPNAMVADIAEAHGRETGNYKAAVFFGARTFMQKMGQTVAGLIFPSLFILGKNEVNEMGLRISAIVSLSFMILGYILLIFYNEKKILKTLGFAFEEK